The following proteins are co-located in the Meriones unguiculatus strain TT.TT164.6M chromosome 4, Bangor_MerUng_6.1, whole genome shotgun sequence genome:
- the Cux2 gene encoding homeobox protein cut-like 2 isoform X5, whose protein sequence is MCQRYSVAACYAVGSRGCSLLTPHSPSKVYWTQRDGGSGAEKLPSRDPVPSFEVARTLNDRLQRPSFHPSGQPLQDVHSSWKRCPEPPSAREQNEGTCPTEHTTANGSHLPVPENTLLTDTLLQKDEAERQKGLQEVHVTLAARLGEAEEKIKVLHSALKATQTELLELRRKYDEEAASKADEVGLIMTNLEKANQRAEAAQREVESLREQLASVNSSIRLACCSPQGPSGEKVSFALCSGPRLEAALASKDREILRLLKDAQQLRHSLQELEEVSANQIADLERQLVAKSEAIEKLQEKLEAQADYEEIKTELSILRAMKLASSACSLPQPCFPSPQALAKPDDSLLMAKEAFFPTQKFLLEKPPLLTNPEEDPSEDDSIKGTLGTEPSYPQLPPPPGPEDPLSLSPGQPLLGPSLGSDGPRTFSLSPFPSLAPGERLAGDPLLPKHKMGPAAFKGETGNLLPFPPAFYGGAKPPASAAPSVAGPEPAAAPEPADGAVPEEEQLDTAEIAFQVKEQLLKHNIGQRVFGHYVLGLSQGSVSEILARPKPWRKLTVKGKEPFIKMKQFLSDEQNVLALRTIQVRQRGSITPRIRTPETGSDDAIKSILEQAKKEIESQKGGEPKSTTASASIANGTAPSSTSEDAIKNILEQARREMQAQQQALLEMESGPRGRSVPPSPPERLSLGTVSQNGALACVKQEDGGGCSSSSSSTSTSSAQAPLAVLSPAAFVQRIIRKVKSEIGDAGYFDHHWASDRGLLSRPYASVSPSLSSSSSYSGQPNGRAWPRGDEAAVAPEDEAATGEDEPSPRAGELKAEAGVPEVGGGRLPYYPAYVPRTLKPTVPPLTPEQYELYMYREVDTLELTRQVKEKLAKNGICQRIFGEKVLGLSQGSVSDMLSRPKPWSKLTQKGREPFIRMQLWLSDQLGQGQAPTQQPSATQASPTEPRSSPSPPPSPAEPEKTSQEPLGLSLESSKENQQPEGRASSSLGGKPFSGSQATGGIQEMVAMSPELDTYSITKRVKEVLTDNNLGQRLFGESILGLTQGSVSDLLSRPKPWHKLSLKGREPFVRMQLWLSDPHNVEKLRDMKKLEKKAYLKRRYGLIGTGSDSESPATHSECPSPCLQPQELSLMQAKKPRVVLAPAEKEALRKAYQLEPYPSQQTIELLSFQLNLKTNTVINWFHNYRSRMRREMLVEGTQDDPDFDPSGGSGVLPPGHTHIDPSPQSPDSEAEDQKPPMKSLELQGSESPTHLATPVRALVKIKQEEDAEVDGDSQPQDTGDPDRGHGGPKEEHSHPLGNNELPELAPGPFLPGTPNPDCPSLHTPQGKETGEQVHSDPLSFKSTSESSCCSLEGPPNSPSAISLPDPMTCVSPTPSSSAPISPSPPGVLPAKVPSTSPTADTAAALHPSTKVNPNLQRRHEKMANLNSIIYRLERAANREEALEWEF, encoded by the exons ACCCTGTTCCTTCATTTGAGGTGGCGCGGACTCTGAACGACAGACTGCAGCGTCCCAGCTTCCACCCCAGTGGACAGCCCCTACAGGACGTGCACAGCTCGTGGAAGAGGTGCCCAGAGCCGCCCAGCGCCAGAG AGCAGAACGAGGGCACGTGTCCCACCGAGCACACGACAGCCAACGGTAGCCACCTGCCAGTTCCTGAGAACACCCTCCTGACAGACACCTTGCTGCAGAAGGATGAGGCCGAGAGACAgaa GGGCCTCCAAGAAGTCCACGTCACCTTGGCAGCCaggctgggggaggcagaggagaaaaTCAAGGTGTTACATTCAG CGCTAAAGGCCACCCAGACAGAGCTGCTGGAGCTGAGGAGGAAGTACGATGAGGAGGCCGCATCCAA GGCAGATGAGGTCGGCCTGATCATGACGAACCTGGAGAAAGCCAACCAG cgaGCAGAGGCTGCCCAGCGGGAGGTGGAGAGCCTGCGGGAGCAGCTGGCATCGGTCAACAGCTCCATCCGCCTGGCATGCTGTTCCCCCCAGGGACCCAGTGGG GAGAAGGTGAGCTTCGCGCTGTGCTCAGGGCCCCGGCTGGAGGCAGCCCTGGCCTCCAAAGACAGAGAGATCCTAAGGCTGCTGAAGGACGCTCAGCAGCTGCGACACTCCCTACAGGAGCTGGAGGAGGTCTCCGCCAACCAAATCGCCGACCTGGAGCGGCAGCTCGTGGCCAAGTCTGAGGCCATAGAG AAACTACAAGAAAAGCTCGAGGCCCAGGCTGACTACGAAGAGATTAAAACAGAGCTGAG CATCCTGAGAGCCATGAAGCTGGCCTCCAGCGCGTGCAGCCTCCCTCAG CCTTGCTTTCCATCTCCTCAGGCCCTGGCCAAGCCCGACGATTCGCTGCTCATGGCCAAGGAGGCCTTCTTTCCCACACAGAAGTTCCTACTGGAGAAGCCGCCACTTCTGACCAACCCTG AGGAGGACCCCTCAGAGGATGACTCCATCAAAGGCACGCTGGGCACGGAGCCCTCCTACCCTCAGCTTCCACCTCCGCCAGGCCCGGAAGACCCGCTGTCCCTGAGCCCTGGGCAGCCCCTGCTGGGCCCCAGCCTGGGTTCCGATGGGCCAAGGACTTTCTCGCTGTCCCCCTTCCCCAGCCTGGCACCAGGGGAGAGGCTAGCTGGGGACCCACTGCTGCCCAAGCACAAGATGGGCCCGGCTGCCTTCAAAGGGGAGACGGGCAACCTGCTGCCATTCCCACCGGCGTTCTATGGCGGGGCCAAGCCTCCAGCGTCGGCTGCCCCCTCGGTGGCCGGCCCCGAGCCCGCCGCGGCCCCAGAGCCTGCGGACGGGGCCGTCCCGGAGGAGGAGCAGCTGGACACGGCGGAGATCGCCTTCCAGGTGAAGGAGCAGCTGCTGAAGCACAACATCGGCCAGCGCGTGTTCGGCCACTACGTGCTGGGACTGTCGCAGGGCTCGGTGAGCGAGATCCTGGCGCGGCCCAAGCCGTGGCGCAAGCTCACGGTGAAGGGCAAGGAGCCCTTCATCAAGATGAAGCAGTTCCTGTCGGACGAGCAGAACGTGCTGGCCCTGCGCACCATCCAGGTGCGGCAGCGAG GCAGCATCACCCCGAGAATCCGCACACCTGAGACCGGCTCAGACGACGCCATCAAGAGTATCCTGGAGCAGGCCAAGAAGGAGATTGAGTCTCAGAAGGGGG GCGAGCCCAAGAGCACCACGGCCTCTGCGAGCATCGCCAACGGCACAGCCCCCTCCAGCACCTCGGAAGACGCCATTAAGAACATTCTGGAACAAGCCCGCCGTGAGATGCAAGCCCAGCAGCAGGCCCTGCTGGAGATGGAGTCGGGACCCAGGGGCCGCTCAGTGCCTCCCTCCCCTCCGGAGCGGCTCTCGCTGGGCACTGTGAGCCAGAATGGGGCCCTGGCCTGCGTGAAGCAGGAGGATGGCGGCGGCTGCAGCAGctccagcagcagcaccagcaccagcagtGCGCAGGCGCCGCTCGCTGTCCTGTCCCCCGCCGCGTTCGTGCAGCGGATCATCCGCAAGGTGAAGTCTGAGATTGGCGACGCCGGCTACTTTGACCACCACTGGGCATCGGACCGCGGCCTGCTCAGCCGCCCCTACGCCTCCGTGTcgccctccctctcctcctcctccagctacTCAGGACAGCCCAATGGACGAGCCTGGCCGCGCGGGGACGAGGCAGCCGTCGCCCCTGAGGATGAAGCAGCCACGGGCGAGGATGAGCCCTCTCCCAGGGCGGGAGAGCTCAAGGCCGAGGCCGGGGTCCCCGAGGTGGGCGGAGGGCGGCTGCCCTACTACCCGGCCTATGTGCCCCGCACCCTCAAGCCCACCGTGCCGCCCCTGACGCCCGAGCAGTATGAGCTGTACATGTACCGGGAGGTGGACACACTGGAGCTGACCCGCCAGGTCAAAGAGAAGCTGGCCAAGAACGGCATCTGCCAGCGCATCTTTGGGGAGAAG GTCCTGGGACTGTCCCAGGGCAGCGTGAGCGACATGCTGTCACGGCCAAAGCCATGGAGCAAGCTGACACAGAAGGGCCGGGAGCCCTTCATCCGCATGCAGTTGTGGCTGTCGGACCAGCTGGGCCAGGGCCAGGCCCCAACCCAGCAGCCCAGCGCCACCCAGG CCAGTCCCACTGAGCCCAGATCCTCACCGTCACCTCCCCCAAGCCCCGCAGAGCCTGAAAAGACTTCCCAAGAGCCTCTGGGCCTGTCACTGGAAAGCAGCAAGGAGAACCAGCAGCCTGAGGGCCGGGCCAGCTCCTCCCTGGGTGGAAAGCCCTTTTCAGGCAGCCAGGCTACGGGAGGCATCCAGGAGATGGTGGCCATGTCCCCGGAGCTGGACACATATTCTATCACCAAGAGGGTCAAGGAAGTCCTCACGGATAACAACCTAG GGCAGCGGTTGTTTGGTGAGAGCATCCTGGGGCTGACACAGGGCTCCGTGTCAGATCTGCTATCGAGGCCCAAGCCGTGGCACAAGCTGAGCCTGAAGGGCCGGGAGCCGTTCGTCCGCATGCAGCTGTGGCTGAGCGACCCCCACAACGTGGAAAAGCTGCGGGACATGAAGAAGCTGGAGAAGAAAG CCTATCTGAAGCGCCGCTACGGGCTCATCGGCACAGGCTCAGACAGCGAGTCGCCAGCCACACACAGCGAGTGCCCCAGCCCGTGTCTGCAGCCACAGGAGCTGAGCCTCATGCAGGCCAAGAAGCCACGCGTGGTGCTGGCACCCGCCGAGAAGGAGGCGCTTCGCAAGGCCTACCAGCTGGAGCCCTACCCCTCGCAGCAGACCATAGAGCTGCTCTCATTCCAGCTCAACCTCAAGACCAACACGGTCATCAACTGGTTCCACAACTACAG GTCCAGGATGCGCCGTGAGATGCTGGTGGAGGGAACACAGGATGACCCAGACTTTGACCCAAGTGGGGGTTCTGGTGTCCTGCCACCAGGCCACACCCACATAGACCCCAGCCCGCAGAGCCCCGACTCAGAGGCTGAAGACCAAAAGCCACCCATGAAGAGCCTGGAGCTGCAGGGATCTGAGAGTCCCACACACCTAGCTACCCCAGTTAGGGCTCTGGTGAAGATCAAGcaggaagaggatgcagaggTGGATGGGGACAGTCAGCCCCAGGACACAGGGGATCCAGACAGAGGCCACGGTGGCCCCAAAGAGGAACATTCCCACCCTCTGGGGAACAACGAACTCCCAGAGCTGGCCCCTGGACCCTTCCTTCCAGGCACACCCAACCCAGACTGCCCCTCATTGCACACCCCCCAAGGAAAAGAGACTGGGGAGCAGGTCCACTCAGACCCTCTGAGTTTCAAGTCCACCTCAGAATCCTCATGCTGCAGCCTGGAGGGGCCACCGAACTCTCCCTCTGCCATCTCGTTACCAGACCCCATGACATGTGTGTCACCTACCCCCTCCTCCTCGGCTCCCATCTCCCCATCCCCGCCTGGCGTCCTACCTGCCAAAGTGCCGAGTACCAGCCCCACTGCTGACACAGCTGCAGCCTTGCACCCCAGCACCAAGGTGAACCCCAACTTGCAGCGGCGGCATGAGAAAATGGCCAACTTGAACAGTATAATCTACCGACTGGAGAGGGCGGCCAACCGGGAAGAGGCTTTGGAGTGGGAATTCTGA
- the Cux2 gene encoding homeobox protein cut-like 2 isoform X3: MAAEGGPRGARGPRPARAARATRGPRARRRLDLRRLQKELNSVASELSVPQEENEHSPKHLIELHREFKKNVPEGLREMVAPVLRSFQAEVVALSKRSQEAEAAFLSVYKQLIEAPDPVPSFEVARTLNDRLQRPSFHPSGQPLQDVHSSWKRCPEPPSAREQNEGTCPTEHTTANGSHLPVPENTLLTDTLLQKDEAERQKGLQEVHVTLAARLGEAEEKIKVLHSALKATQTELLELRRKYDEEAASKADEVGLIMTNLEKANQRAEAAQREVESLREQLASVNSSIRLACCSPQGPSGEKVSFALCSGPRLEAALASKDREILRLLKDAQQLRHSLQELEEVSANQIADLERQLVAKSEAIEKLQEKLEAQADYEEIKTELSILRAMKLASSACSLPQPCFPSPQALAKPDDSLLMAKEAFFPTQKFLLEKPPLLTNPEEDPSEDDSIKGTLGTEPSYPQLPPPPGPEDPLSLSPGQPLLGPSLGSDGPRTFSLSPFPSLAPGERLAGDPLLPKHKMGPAAFKGETGNLLPFPPAFYGGAKPPASAAPSVAGPEPAAAPEPADGAVPEEEQLDTAEIAFQVKEQLLKHNIGQRVFGHYVLGLSQGSVSEILARPKPWRKLTVKGKEPFIKMKQFLSDEQNVLALRTIQVRQRGSITPRIRTPETGSDDAIKSILEQAKKEIESQKGGEPKSTTASASIANGTAPSSTSEDAIKNILEQARREMQAQQQALLEMESGPRGRSVPPSPPERLSLGTVSQNGALACVKQEDGGGCSSSSSSTSTSSAQAPLAVLSPAAFVQRIIRKVKSEIGDAGYFDHHWASDRGLLSRPYASVSPSLSSSSSYSGQPNGRAWPRGDEAAVAPEDEAATGEDEPSPRAGELKAEAGVPEVGGGRLPYYPAYVPRTLKPTVPPLTPEQYELYMYREVDTLELTRQVKEKLAKNGICQRIFGEKVLGLSQGSVSDMLSRPKPWSKLTQKGREPFIRMQLWLSDQLGQGQAPTQQPSATQASPTEPRSSPSPPPSPAEPEKTSQEPLGLSLESSKENQQPEGRASSSLGGKPFSGSQATGGIQEMVAMSPELDTYSITKRVKEVLTDNNLGQRLFGESILGLTQGSVSDLLSRPKPWHKLSLKGREPFVRMQLWLSDPHNVEKLRDMKKLEKKAYLKRRYGLIGTGSDSESPATHSECPSPCLQPQELSLMQAKKPRVVLAPAEKEALRKAYQLEPYPSQQTIELLSFQLNLKTNTVINWFHNYRSRMRREMLVEGTQDDPDFDPSGGSGVLPPGHTHIDPSPQSPDSEAEDQKPPMKSLELQGSESPTHLATPVRALVKIKQEEDAEVDGDSQPQDTGDPDRGHGGPKEEHSHPLGNNELPELAPGPFLPGTPNPDCPSLHTPQGKETGEQVHSDPLSFKSTSESSCCSLEGPPNSPSAISLPDPMTCVSPTPSSSAPISPSPPGVLPAKVPSTSPTADTAAALHPSTKVNPNLQRRHEKMANLNSIIYRLERAANREEALEWEF; encoded by the exons ACCCTGTTCCTTCATTTGAGGTGGCGCGGACTCTGAACGACAGACTGCAGCGTCCCAGCTTCCACCCCAGTGGACAGCCCCTACAGGACGTGCACAGCTCGTGGAAGAGGTGCCCAGAGCCGCCCAGCGCCAGAG AGCAGAACGAGGGCACGTGTCCCACCGAGCACACGACAGCCAACGGTAGCCACCTGCCAGTTCCTGAGAACACCCTCCTGACAGACACCTTGCTGCAGAAGGATGAGGCCGAGAGACAgaa GGGCCTCCAAGAAGTCCACGTCACCTTGGCAGCCaggctgggggaggcagaggagaaaaTCAAGGTGTTACATTCAG CGCTAAAGGCCACCCAGACAGAGCTGCTGGAGCTGAGGAGGAAGTACGATGAGGAGGCCGCATCCAA GGCAGATGAGGTCGGCCTGATCATGACGAACCTGGAGAAAGCCAACCAG cgaGCAGAGGCTGCCCAGCGGGAGGTGGAGAGCCTGCGGGAGCAGCTGGCATCGGTCAACAGCTCCATCCGCCTGGCATGCTGTTCCCCCCAGGGACCCAGTGGG GAGAAGGTGAGCTTCGCGCTGTGCTCAGGGCCCCGGCTGGAGGCAGCCCTGGCCTCCAAAGACAGAGAGATCCTAAGGCTGCTGAAGGACGCTCAGCAGCTGCGACACTCCCTACAGGAGCTGGAGGAGGTCTCCGCCAACCAAATCGCCGACCTGGAGCGGCAGCTCGTGGCCAAGTCTGAGGCCATAGAG AAACTACAAGAAAAGCTCGAGGCCCAGGCTGACTACGAAGAGATTAAAACAGAGCTGAG CATCCTGAGAGCCATGAAGCTGGCCTCCAGCGCGTGCAGCCTCCCTCAG CCTTGCTTTCCATCTCCTCAGGCCCTGGCCAAGCCCGACGATTCGCTGCTCATGGCCAAGGAGGCCTTCTTTCCCACACAGAAGTTCCTACTGGAGAAGCCGCCACTTCTGACCAACCCTG AGGAGGACCCCTCAGAGGATGACTCCATCAAAGGCACGCTGGGCACGGAGCCCTCCTACCCTCAGCTTCCACCTCCGCCAGGCCCGGAAGACCCGCTGTCCCTGAGCCCTGGGCAGCCCCTGCTGGGCCCCAGCCTGGGTTCCGATGGGCCAAGGACTTTCTCGCTGTCCCCCTTCCCCAGCCTGGCACCAGGGGAGAGGCTAGCTGGGGACCCACTGCTGCCCAAGCACAAGATGGGCCCGGCTGCCTTCAAAGGGGAGACGGGCAACCTGCTGCCATTCCCACCGGCGTTCTATGGCGGGGCCAAGCCTCCAGCGTCGGCTGCCCCCTCGGTGGCCGGCCCCGAGCCCGCCGCGGCCCCAGAGCCTGCGGACGGGGCCGTCCCGGAGGAGGAGCAGCTGGACACGGCGGAGATCGCCTTCCAGGTGAAGGAGCAGCTGCTGAAGCACAACATCGGCCAGCGCGTGTTCGGCCACTACGTGCTGGGACTGTCGCAGGGCTCGGTGAGCGAGATCCTGGCGCGGCCCAAGCCGTGGCGCAAGCTCACGGTGAAGGGCAAGGAGCCCTTCATCAAGATGAAGCAGTTCCTGTCGGACGAGCAGAACGTGCTGGCCCTGCGCACCATCCAGGTGCGGCAGCGAG GCAGCATCACCCCGAGAATCCGCACACCTGAGACCGGCTCAGACGACGCCATCAAGAGTATCCTGGAGCAGGCCAAGAAGGAGATTGAGTCTCAGAAGGGGG GCGAGCCCAAGAGCACCACGGCCTCTGCGAGCATCGCCAACGGCACAGCCCCCTCCAGCACCTCGGAAGACGCCATTAAGAACATTCTGGAACAAGCCCGCCGTGAGATGCAAGCCCAGCAGCAGGCCCTGCTGGAGATGGAGTCGGGACCCAGGGGCCGCTCAGTGCCTCCCTCCCCTCCGGAGCGGCTCTCGCTGGGCACTGTGAGCCAGAATGGGGCCCTGGCCTGCGTGAAGCAGGAGGATGGCGGCGGCTGCAGCAGctccagcagcagcaccagcaccagcagtGCGCAGGCGCCGCTCGCTGTCCTGTCCCCCGCCGCGTTCGTGCAGCGGATCATCCGCAAGGTGAAGTCTGAGATTGGCGACGCCGGCTACTTTGACCACCACTGGGCATCGGACCGCGGCCTGCTCAGCCGCCCCTACGCCTCCGTGTcgccctccctctcctcctcctccagctacTCAGGACAGCCCAATGGACGAGCCTGGCCGCGCGGGGACGAGGCAGCCGTCGCCCCTGAGGATGAAGCAGCCACGGGCGAGGATGAGCCCTCTCCCAGGGCGGGAGAGCTCAAGGCCGAGGCCGGGGTCCCCGAGGTGGGCGGAGGGCGGCTGCCCTACTACCCGGCCTATGTGCCCCGCACCCTCAAGCCCACCGTGCCGCCCCTGACGCCCGAGCAGTATGAGCTGTACATGTACCGGGAGGTGGACACACTGGAGCTGACCCGCCAGGTCAAAGAGAAGCTGGCCAAGAACGGCATCTGCCAGCGCATCTTTGGGGAGAAG GTCCTGGGACTGTCCCAGGGCAGCGTGAGCGACATGCTGTCACGGCCAAAGCCATGGAGCAAGCTGACACAGAAGGGCCGGGAGCCCTTCATCCGCATGCAGTTGTGGCTGTCGGACCAGCTGGGCCAGGGCCAGGCCCCAACCCAGCAGCCCAGCGCCACCCAGG CCAGTCCCACTGAGCCCAGATCCTCACCGTCACCTCCCCCAAGCCCCGCAGAGCCTGAAAAGACTTCCCAAGAGCCTCTGGGCCTGTCACTGGAAAGCAGCAAGGAGAACCAGCAGCCTGAGGGCCGGGCCAGCTCCTCCCTGGGTGGAAAGCCCTTTTCAGGCAGCCAGGCTACGGGAGGCATCCAGGAGATGGTGGCCATGTCCCCGGAGCTGGACACATATTCTATCACCAAGAGGGTCAAGGAAGTCCTCACGGATAACAACCTAG GGCAGCGGTTGTTTGGTGAGAGCATCCTGGGGCTGACACAGGGCTCCGTGTCAGATCTGCTATCGAGGCCCAAGCCGTGGCACAAGCTGAGCCTGAAGGGCCGGGAGCCGTTCGTCCGCATGCAGCTGTGGCTGAGCGACCCCCACAACGTGGAAAAGCTGCGGGACATGAAGAAGCTGGAGAAGAAAG CCTATCTGAAGCGCCGCTACGGGCTCATCGGCACAGGCTCAGACAGCGAGTCGCCAGCCACACACAGCGAGTGCCCCAGCCCGTGTCTGCAGCCACAGGAGCTGAGCCTCATGCAGGCCAAGAAGCCACGCGTGGTGCTGGCACCCGCCGAGAAGGAGGCGCTTCGCAAGGCCTACCAGCTGGAGCCCTACCCCTCGCAGCAGACCATAGAGCTGCTCTCATTCCAGCTCAACCTCAAGACCAACACGGTCATCAACTGGTTCCACAACTACAG GTCCAGGATGCGCCGTGAGATGCTGGTGGAGGGAACACAGGATGACCCAGACTTTGACCCAAGTGGGGGTTCTGGTGTCCTGCCACCAGGCCACACCCACATAGACCCCAGCCCGCAGAGCCCCGACTCAGAGGCTGAAGACCAAAAGCCACCCATGAAGAGCCTGGAGCTGCAGGGATCTGAGAGTCCCACACACCTAGCTACCCCAGTTAGGGCTCTGGTGAAGATCAAGcaggaagaggatgcagaggTGGATGGGGACAGTCAGCCCCAGGACACAGGGGATCCAGACAGAGGCCACGGTGGCCCCAAAGAGGAACATTCCCACCCTCTGGGGAACAACGAACTCCCAGAGCTGGCCCCTGGACCCTTCCTTCCAGGCACACCCAACCCAGACTGCCCCTCATTGCACACCCCCCAAGGAAAAGAGACTGGGGAGCAGGTCCACTCAGACCCTCTGAGTTTCAAGTCCACCTCAGAATCCTCATGCTGCAGCCTGGAGGGGCCACCGAACTCTCCCTCTGCCATCTCGTTACCAGACCCCATGACATGTGTGTCACCTACCCCCTCCTCCTCGGCTCCCATCTCCCCATCCCCGCCTGGCGTCCTACCTGCCAAAGTGCCGAGTACCAGCCCCACTGCTGACACAGCTGCAGCCTTGCACCCCAGCACCAAGGTGAACCCCAACTTGCAGCGGCGGCATGAGAAAATGGCCAACTTGAACAGTATAATCTACCGACTGGAGAGGGCGGCCAACCGGGAAGAGGCTTTGGAGTGGGAATTCTGA